The following proteins are encoded in a genomic region of Coffea eugenioides isolate CCC68of chromosome 6, Ceug_1.0, whole genome shotgun sequence:
- the LOC113775762 gene encoding myb family transcription factor EFM, whose product MMASPSELSLDCKPHSYSMLLKSVGEQSDQAQKLEEFLSRLEEERLKIDAFKRELPLCMQLLTNAMEASRQQLQSYRANQVPKPLLEEFIPLKYPSSEGSDKAPTMSDKANWMTSAQLWSQASDQGTKQQSPVTSPKGTTDIGFGAVNPKQVLDNKQRNGGGAFHPFSKDRSISCPSHALRAIPDLALASSPDKDHAGDKKIIPESDLRRESSCRVNSGSGVVLEQGKGATTGQADSQTNSNPNTTSSQTHRKARRCWSPDLHRRFVNALQMLGGSQVATPKQIRELMKVDGLTNDEVKSHLQKYRLHTRRPSPSSQAAVSAQPQLVVLGGIWVPPEYATAAAAAHGGAPAALYGAHPTTHASAHYCATPVPQEFYPAQTAPPQPPHHQLHHHPLHNQLHVYKPPSQTQSSPESDVRGNGDRSESIEDGKSDSSSWKVDSNGENNAAERKVLVLREDGEESNGSEITLKF is encoded by the exons ATGATGGCATCACCCTCAGAGCTTAGCCTCGACTGCAAGCCCCACAGCTATTCCATGCTTCTAAAATCTGTGGGAGAGCAGTCTGACCAGGCCCAAAAGCTTGAGGAGTTTCTTTCTCGtcttgaagaagaaaggctCAAGATTGATGCTTTCAAACGGGAGCTTCCACTTTGCATGCAACTGCTTACCAATG CAATGGAGGCTTCAAGGCAGCAGCTACAGTCCTACAGAGCTAACCAGGTGCCAAAGCCCCTCCTTGAGGAATTCATTCCTCTCAAGTATCCAAGTTCGGAAGGATCAGATAAGGCGCCAACCATGTCTGACAAAGCAAATTGGATGACATCGGCACAACTATGGAGTCAAGCAAGTGATCAGGGAACCAAACAACAATCCCCCGTGACATCTCCTAAAGGAACTACCGATATTGGTTTTGGTGCTGTCAATCCTAAGCAAGTTTTGGACAACAAGCAGAGAAACGGAGGAGGAGCTTTCCATCCATTTTCCAAAGATAGATCAATTTCCTGTCCATCCCACGCTTTAAGGGCAATCCCGGATTTGGCCCTTGCTTCTTCTCCAGATAAAGATCATGCGGGAGACAAAAAGATCATTCCGGAAAGCGATTTAAGGAGAGAAAGTTCTTGTAGGGTTAACAGTGGCAGTGGAGTAGTACTGGAACAAGGCAAAGGAGCTACAACTGGTCAGGCTGATTCTCAAACAAATAGCAATCCCAACACTACAAGCAGTCAGACCCACAGGAAGGCTAGGAGATGCTGGTCCCCTGATCTGCACAGGCGATTTGTTAATGCACTTCAGATGCTAGGTGGCTCCCAAG TGGCCACCCCAAAACAAATCAGGGAACTGATGAAGGTTGACGGCTTGACCAATGATGAAGTTAAAAGCCACTTGCAG AAATACAGACTTCACACAAGAAGGCCTAGTCCAAGTTCACAAGCTGCAGTATCTGCACAACCCCAGTTGGTGGTTTTAGGGGGCATATGGGTTCCGCCAGAGTATGCTACAGCAGCTGCCGCCGCCCATGGAGGAGCACCGGCCGCCCTTTACGGCGCACATCCAACTACCCATGCATCGGCTCATTACTGTGCCACCCCAGTGCCCCAAGAATTCTATCCTGCTCAAACTGCTCCACCTCAGCCACCCCATCACCAGTTGCACCACCACCCTCTCCACAACCAGCTCCATGTCTACAAGCCACCCTCACAGACCCAAAGCTCTCCTGAGTCTGATGTCCGCGGCAACGGCGACCGGTCGGAGAGCATCGAGGATGGCAAGTCGGATAGCAGTAGCTGGAAGGTTGACAGCAATGGTGAAAATAATGCTGCTGAGAGAAAAGTTTTGGTGCTGAGAGAAGACGGTGAAGAGAGCAATGGAAGTGAGATCACTCTTAAATTCTGA